TACCATGTTGTCCTGGAGGCTGTTCTAATTTACATTTTGATTCTATTGAACGAAGTCCTGATTTTAAAAATAAATCAGTACCTTCACGTCGACTTAATTTTAATTTTGGACCTAAATATTTTGCCATTTTATTCTCCAATAATTCCTAAAAAATTAAACACGACGTTTTTTAGGAGGACGGCAACCATTATGAGGAATAGGTGTTACATCGGTAATATTAGTAATACGAAATCCTGCAGCATTTAAAGCTCTAATTGTAGATTCTCTGCCTGGCCCAGGACCTTTAACCATAACTTCTAAATTTTTAATCCCATAATCTTTTACTATTTCCGCACAACGTTCTGCTGCAATTTGAGCAGCAAAAGGTGTAGACTTTCGAGAACCTCTGAAACCAGAACCACCAGAAGTTGCCCAACCTAAAGCATTTCCTTGTCTATCAGTAATAGTTACAATAGTGTTATTGAAAGACGCATGAACATGAGCTATACCATCTAAAATTTGTTTCTTAACACGTTTACGTGTACGAACTACTGAATTTTTTACCATTATTAAGATTACCTAAATTATTTTTTTATTGGTTTTCGAGGACCTTTACAAGTTCTAGCATTAGTTTTAGTTCTTTGTCCATGAACTGGAAGACTACGACGATGACGTAATCCACGATAACAATTTAAATCAATTAAACGTTTAATATTTAAAGTTCTTTCTCTTCTTAAATCACCTTCAATCACATATTTCGAAACATTTATTCTTAATAATTCAATTTGTTCTTCATTTAAATCTATAATTTTAGATTTTTCAGGAATTCTTGCAATAGAACAAATTAATTTAGAACGTTTTTTACCAATTCCATATATAGCAGTTAATGCAATTATAGTATGCTTATGTTCTGGAATATTAATACCTGCAATACGTGCCATATTATAAATCCTATATATTTTATATAAATGATTTTATGAGTCTATAAAAAAATTATTAAATAATTTTATATTTTTGATAAAACATCAACCTTGACGCTGTTTATGTTTAGGATCATTAGTACAAATTACTCTTACAACATTATGTCTTTTTATAATTTTACAGTTTCGACAAAGTATTTTTACAGAAGCTTGTACCTTCATTTTTTTTCCTAAATATTTTTATGTTTTATTACTTAATTCAAATTAGCTTTTTTTAAAATAGAATCGTATTGACTAGACATAACTAATGTTTGAATTTGAGCAATAAAATCTATAATTACTACAACAACAATTAACAATGAAGTTCCACCAAAATAAAAAGGAACATTCATCGCACTTCTCATAAATTCTGGCATCAAACAAATAAAAGTAATATATAAAGAACCTACTAATGTTAATCGTAGCATGATCTTATTAATATATTTTGCTGTTTGTTCACCTGGTCTAATACCTGAAATAAATGCACCTGATTTTTTTAAATTATCTGCTGTTTCACGAGGATTAAAGACTAATCCTGTATAAAAAAAACAAAAAAATACTATTGCAGTTATATAAAAAATTAAGTATAAAAGTTGATTGGGTTGTAAATAAAATAATATAGTTTGTAACCATTGATATTGATTACTTATTTGACACCACGATATAATTGTTACAGGAAATAGAACAATACTAGAAGCAAAAATAGCCGGCATAACACCTGACATATTAATTTTTAAGGGCAAATGAGTACTTTGAGCAGAGTAAATACGACGACCTTTTTGACGCTGTGCATAATGTACAACAATTTTTCTTTGCGCACGTTCAATGAAAACGACAAGAAAAATCACTAAAAATATGAGTATTAAAATTAATAAAAAAGATAAAAAGTGCAAACTTCCTTGTCTTGTTTGTTCAATAGTATTACTGATAGCTGAAGGCAAACCTGCTATTATTCCTATACAAATAATAATTGAAATACCATTCCCAATACCACATTCTGTAATTAATTCTCCTAACCACATTAAAAACATGGTACCCGTTACCAAACTTATAACAGCAGTTAAATAAAAATAAAAATCAGCATGTATTATAATTGTATGCATACCTGTTATATTAGGAAGACTAGTAGAGATTCCAATAGATTGAATAAGAGCTAATATTAAAGTAGCATATCTAGTATATTGATTAATTTTATTACGTCCAGATTCACCTTCTTTTTTTATTTCAGACAAAGTTGGAGATACTAATGTTAACAATTGAATAATGATAGAAGCTGATATATATGGCATAATACCTAAAGAAAAAATAGAAGCACGACTTAAAGCACCACCAGAAAACATGTTAAACATATCAACAATAGTACCTTTTTGATCATTTAACATTCTTGATAAAATTGTAGTATCAATTCCAGGAATTGGAATAAAAGATCCAACACGAAAAACAATTAGAGCTATGATTACAAAAATAACTCTTTGTTTAAGCTCATTAATACTTCGACTAGTATTTTTAACATTTAATCCTAATTGTTTTATCATTTTTTATCATTTATCCTTCAATTCTACCACCAACTTTTTCAATTTCAAGACGAGCACCTTTTGTTACAAGTAGTCCTCGTATTATTAAAGAAACTGTTAACTTACCTGTAAGAATTATTTTGGCTTTTTTAATGTTTTTTTTAATAATATTTTCTTTTTTTAAAATATTAAGATCAATAATATTAGTAGATAAATTTGATATGTCTGATAAACGAATTTCTGTTTGAATATTTTTTTTTCGAGAACTAAAACCAAATTTAGGAAGTCTTCTATATAAAGGCATTTGACCTCCTTCAAAACCACGACGAATACTACTTCCTGATCTAGATTTCTGACCTTTATGGCCACGGCCAGATGTTTTACCAAAACCTGAACCAATACCACGACCTAATCGTTTAGGATTCTGACGTGCTCCACGCGCTGGAGAAAGAGTATTTAAATACATATTTTTATTCCTCTTGTATTTTTAAAATATAAGAAATTTTTTTTACCATCCCTCGGATGGAATCTGTATTATCACGTGTTACAGTATGTCCAATATATCTCAATCCAAGACCAATTAAAGTTTTCTTGTGACTGGGTATTCTTCCTATAGCACTTTTTATCTGAGTAATTTTTAT
The sequence above is a segment of the Buchnera aphidicola str. G002 (Myzus persicae) genome. Coding sequences within it:
- the rpsK gene encoding 30S ribosomal protein S11; this encodes MVKNSVVRTRKRVKKQILDGIAHVHASFNNTIVTITDRQGNALGWATSGGSGFRGSRKSTPFAAQIAAERCAEIVKDYGIKNLEVMVKGPGPGRESTIRALNAAGFRITNITDVTPIPHNGCRPPKKRRV
- the rpsM gene encoding 30S ribosomal protein S13; protein product: MARIAGINIPEHKHTIIALTAIYGIGKKRSKLICSIARIPEKSKIIDLNEEQIELLRINVSKYVIEGDLRRERTLNIKRLIDLNCYRGLRHRRSLPVHGQRTKTNARTCKGPRKPIKK
- the rpmJ gene encoding 50S ribosomal protein L36, whose amino-acid sequence is MKVQASVKILCRNCKIIKRHNVVRVICTNDPKHKQRQG
- the secY gene encoding preprotein translocase subunit SecY, yielding MIKQLGLNVKNTSRSINELKQRVIFVIIALIVFRVGSFIPIPGIDTTILSRMLNDQKGTIVDMFNMFSGGALSRASIFSLGIMPYISASIIIQLLTLVSPTLSEIKKEGESGRNKINQYTRYATLILALIQSIGISTSLPNITGMHTIIIHADFYFYLTAVISLVTGTMFLMWLGELITECGIGNGISIIICIGIIAGLPSAISNTIEQTRQGSLHFLSFLLILILIFLVIFLVVFIERAQRKIVVHYAQRQKGRRIYSAQSTHLPLKINMSGVMPAIFASSIVLFPVTIISWCQISNQYQWLQTILFYLQPNQLLYLIFYITAIVFFCFFYTGLVFNPRETADNLKKSGAFISGIRPGEQTAKYINKIMLRLTLVGSLYITFICLMPEFMRSAMNVPFYFGGTSLLIVVVVIIDFIAQIQTLVMSSQYDSILKKANLN
- the rplO gene encoding 50S ribosomal protein L15, with product MYLNTLSPARGARQNPKRLGRGIGSGFGKTSGRGHKGQKSRSGSSIRRGFEGGQMPLYRRLPKFGFSSRKKNIQTEIRLSDISNLSTNIIDLNILKKENIIKKNIKKAKIILTGKLTVSLIIRGLLVTKGARLEIEKVGGRIEG
- the rpmD gene encoding 50S ribosomal protein L30; this translates as MKKIKITQIKSAIGRIPSHKKTLIGLGLRYIGHTVTRDNTDSIRGMVKKISYILKIQEE